The following coding sequences are from one Oncorhynchus nerka isolate Pitt River linkage group LG6, Oner_Uvic_2.0, whole genome shotgun sequence window:
- the LOC115125560 gene encoding uncharacterized protein LOC115125560 — MSLLSPQTPRTTKLQVWRGDSMHNLSIMPDTTVKEGGRALSERVSNHTSRFTFDHTGTDSTALGPQRKTSAPLSLPDFVSFYKPWFSSLPYSTFKSSRTTLDEFTHTTSPQTPLSPSTSPQRYPFYSHRRAGSRNSSKVVALETDNVIINSKQTSEDDVETLVYRISEIDSSTILDSIRLAQPCFPLHTPDTRVVTDIKSNELSRLTADLSQSSQHSQVIGSPSCQSYQIANDSGALDTEKVVCKMESFLKSAVVLLQPQSPTKEAEKGQKGRNQMDLVLSRLQPTFRVNHLDDERRERTPQPPSVSRASDVSDGTDCSESSNQAEEDRKDRWRENDGFIKPSTSFWAGSELTSDMTKENVRCDHSQGLKDNKEARNRDQPHDMDLPQFEAYNDKSFTLPRNQPSSPEISPTRRQFEAYQEERISRARKQPPQRDFSPVRHQPWGPSRSASLPAYRSSSGSPRNTFSVFHFSHEDSKNDNVFHFNHEDSKNHNLFHFNHEDSKNHNAFHFNHEDSKNHNVFHFNHEDSKNHNVLLSPRLPHTKKTTFLCEPGEGGFGSRVGQHGSEGRVASFSSCADLKYGLEAGRSFSVSSVLSSRPSGPGRISTSPRISSVSYLTDPSLSFGEEVMTWDDLRVKGDWIIPMWDTHTTTGDSQAVNNWSVISDQTSKNERKTITANFTDPRKSRSKSLPRNVSWGSEVTCQSPTATGCMWNPGSLETSHFLWDTERPATTPPSPLWSPASRRISRPTSSSYPASTSPTDRRVSQDSLSPRGRLPSRGYVSSLAAFEESDSDSAFDMDSDTTTDDEYCLPGDSGEKETEL, encoded by the coding sequence ATGTCACTTCTGTCTCCCCAAACCCCCAGGACCACCAAACTACAGGTCTGGAGGGGAGACTCAATGCATAATTTATCCATAATGCCTGATACAACggtgaaggagggagggcgaGCTCTCTCAGAGCGTGTTAGCAACCACACTTCACGGTTCACATTCGACCACACGGGAACAGACTCGACCGCACTAGGACCACAGAGGAAGacgtctgcccctctctcccttcctgattttGTGAGCTTTTACAAGCCTTGGTTTAGCTCCCTGCCCTACTCCACTTTCAAGTCGTCACGAACAACCCTGGATGAGTTCACACATACAACCTCACCACaaacccctctctcaccctctacctCACCCCAACGCTACCCCTTCTACAGCCATCGCAGGGCTGGGTCACGGAACAGTTCAAAGGTTGTTGCCTTGGAAACGGATAATGTCATCATCAACTCCAAACAGACCAGTGAAGACGATGTTGAGACACTTGTATACCGGATTTCTGAGATCGATTCCTCCACCATATTGGACAGTATTAGACTTGCACAACCCTGTTTTCCTCTACACACTCCAGACACACGAGTCGTCACAGATATCAAGTCAAATGAGCTCTCCCGTCTCACCGCTGACCTCTCACAATCGTCACAACACAGCCAGGTGATAGGAAGTCCCAGCTGTCAATCATACCAAATCGCCAATGACAGTGGAGCATTAGACACTGAGAAGGTTGTGTGTAAAATGGAAAGTTTCCTTAAGAGTGCAGTGGTCCTATTACAACCTCAGAGCCCAACGAAAGAGGCAGAGAAGGGGCAGAAGGGAAGGAACCAAATGGACCTGGTGCTGAGTCGACTCCAGCCGACCTTCAGAGTCAACCATCTGGATgacgagaggagggagaggacaccCCAGCCTCCCTCTGTCAGCAGAGCAAGTGACGTTAGTGATGGCACTGACTGTAGCGAATCTAGCAATCAAGCAGAGGAGGACAGAaaggacagatggagggagaatgATGGCTTTATCAAACCTTCAACCTCTTTCTGGGCTGGCAGTGAGCTCACATCAGATATGACGAAGGAAAATGTTAGATGTGACCACTCACAAGGTTTAAAAGACAACAAAGAGGCTAGAAACAGAGACCAGCCTCATGATATGGACCTTCCTCAATTTGAGGCTTACAACGACAAAAGCTTCACTCTACCCAGAAACCAACCTTCTAGTCCAGAGATCAGCCCAACCAGGCGACAGTTTGAAGCTTACCAAGAGGAGAGGATCAGTAGAGCCAGAAAGCAACCTCCTCAGAGAGACTTCAGCCCTGTTAGGCATCAACCCTGGGGCCCCAGCCGCTCTGCAAGCCTCCCTGCCTACAGATCCTCCTCAGGCAGCCCCAGGAACACTTTCTCCGTCTTCCACTTCAGCCATGAGGACTCCAAGAACGACAATGTCTTCCATTTCAACCACGAAGATTCCAAGAACCACAATCTCTTCCATTTCAACCACGAGGATTCCAAGAACCACAATGCCTTCCATTTCAACCACGAGGATTCCAAGAACCACAATGTCTTCCATTTCAACCACGAGGATTCCAAGAACCACAATGTGTTACTCAGCCCCAGGCTTCCTCATACGAAGAAGACGACCTTTCTCTGTGAGCCAGGGGAAGGAGGGTTTGGTTCCAGGGTGGGCCAGCATGGCAGTGAGGGACGTgtggcctccttctcctcctgtgCTGATCTCAAATATGGTCTGGAGGCCGGACGTTCCTTCTCTGTGAGCTCTGTGCTCTCCAGTCGACCTTCTGGTCCTGGACGCATCTCCACCAGCCCCAGGATCAGCAGTGTCAGTTACCTCactgacccctctctgtcctttGGAGAAGAAGTCATGACTTGGGATGACCTACGGGTCAAAGGTGATTGGATAATACCAatgtgggacacacacacaaccactggTGACAGCCAAGCTGTAAATAACTGGTCCGTCATTAGTGACCAGACCTCCAAAAATGAGCGTAAAACAATCACAGCTAACTTTACAGATCCACGCAAGTCTAGATCCAAATCCTTACCCAGAAATGTATCCTGGGGTTCAGAGGTCACTTGCCAATCTCCGACCGCCACCGGCTGCATGTGGAATCCCGGCAGCCTGGAGACCTCTCACTTCCTCTGGGATACAGAGCGTCCTGcaaccacccctccatcccctctctggtccccagcctcCAGACGCATATCTCGCCCCACCAGCTCCTCCTACcctgcctccacctcccccacaGACCGCAGGGTGTCACAGGACAGTCTGTCCCCCAGGGGGCGCTTGCCCTCCAGGGGCTACGTCTCCAGCCTGGCTGCCTTCGAGGAGTCCGACTCAGACTCAGCCTTTGACATGGACTCTGACACAACCACAGACGATGAATACTGCCTGCCAGGTGACAGCGGCGAGAAGGAAACAGAACTGTGA